A segment of the Deinococcus cellulosilyticus NBRC 106333 = KACC 11606 genome:
AGTGGCACCACCTGGTCAGTGAGACCTACCACCCCACCTCTTTGCGCAATCTGGAAATCAACACCCTGGCTGATGGTCTTTTTCATGCCTTCACCTGGGTTGCCAGTGTGATTGGGCTGTTTTACGTGTGGTCTGGCACACGAGGGGAGCACCCGGAATGGTCCACAAGGGCTTTTCTGGGCACCTTGCTGCTGGGCTGGGGCGGTTTCAATCTGGTGGAGGGCCTCATCAACCACCAGATTCTGGGCATTCACCATGTTCGCCCCGGGCCGTACTGGCTTGCCTACGATATTGGGTTTCTGGTGTGGGGTCTCCTGATGGTTGTGATTGGGTACGCCTGGATGAAACAGCAGAACAGGAGTGCAGCCTGAACTGCACCCCTGTGGTCTGAAATACTCAGATTTTCTGTTCGGCCATCTGTTCGGACACCTGCGCTGTTTTTTTGCCAAAAGCGGCTGGACCAAATCGCACAATGGCCAGGATGCCTGCGGCGACAATCACACCACTCTGCAACATGAAAGCCAGTCGGGGTCCGAAGCTCTCTCCCAGATAGCCCATGAACAGGTAGATGCCCAGCACCAGCACGGAATACAGGGTGTTGAAGGTGGACTGCACGCGGCCCTGGTAGGCGTAATCGGTCTCCTCCTGCACCTGGGTCTGGTACACGATGTTGATGGACACGAAAAACCCCATCAGCACGGTGGTGACAATCGCAGAGTACAGTTCCCAGGACTGGGCGTGCAAGAAGACCATCAGGGCAAGCAGAAACACCCACAGCACCATGATTCTGGGACGGCCCAGCCTTTGCACGATGCGGGTCAGCAGGAAACTCCCGATCACCGAACCCACCGCCCAGCCTGCATCAATGAGTCCAAAGCCGATGGTTCCGACTTTCAGCACGTCTTTGGCAAAAACCGAAGACAGGGTGTTGAGGGTCTGCGGGGTGGTCCACAGCATGCTGATGATCACGTAGGGCAGGATCAGGCCCGGATTCCTGCGGATGTAGGAGAGTCCTTCTTTGACGTCTGAAAAGAGCTGGATTTTCTGAGGGGTTTCTGTTTTCTCTGCTTTTGGAAAGCGGATGCTGAAGATGAAAGCGGCACTGATCAGGAAACTGATGCCGTTCACCACCATGGCCCACATTGGGGAGGCACCAGCGAGCACAAACCCACCAAGGCCTGCCCCGAAAATCATCCCTGTCTGCAGGAAGGTGCGGGTGTAAATGTTCGCTTGCAGGAGCAGATGTGTGGGCACCACCCGCCGGACCATGGCCACAGTGGCAGGCCTGAACAGGGTGTCTCCGAGGGCGATCAGGAATTCCATCAGGTACAGGTGCCAGGCCTGAAGCTGCCCGGTGAGGTACAAGAGGGGGATCATCAGGACGATCAGGGCACGGGCCACATCGGTGATGGCCGCAAGTTTGCGCTGGTCCAGACGGTCCACCAGCACGCCTGCAAAAGGACTGAACAGCAGACCGGGCAGGGCGTGAAAGACCATGAGCCAGGCCACACTGGAGCCCTTGCCTGTGAGTTCCAGGGTGATCCAGCTTGAGGCAATGAATTGCATGCCAAAACCAATGGCAGAAATGGAGTTG
Coding sequences within it:
- a CDS encoding MFS transporter; this translates as MARSELFKIQPFTRYLTGNSISAIGFGMQFIASSWITLELTGKGSSVAWLMVFHALPGLLFSPFAGVLVDRLDQRKLAAITDVARALIVLMIPLLYLTGQLQAWHLYLMEFLIALGDTLFRPATVAMVRRVVPTHLLLQANIYTRTFLQTGMIFGAGLGGFVLAGASPMWAMVVNGISFLISAAFIFSIRFPKAEKTETPQKIQLFSDVKEGLSYIRRNPGLILPYVIISMLWTTPQTLNTLSSVFAKDVLKVGTIGFGLIDAGWAVGSVIGSFLLTRIVQRLGRPRIMVLWVFLLALMVFLHAQSWELYSAIVTTVLMGFFVSINIVYQTQVQEETDYAYQGRVQSTFNTLYSVLVLGIYLFMGYLGESFGPRLAFMLQSGVIVAAGILAIVRFGPAAFGKKTAQVSEQMAEQKI
- a CDS encoding DUF2243 domain-containing protein; translated protein: MREHHSSAQHQSTLWKRGGILLGIGLGGFFDGIVLHQILQWHHLVSETYHPTSLRNLEINTLADGLFHAFTWVASVIGLFYVWSGTRGEHPEWSTRAFLGTLLLGWGGFNLVEGLINHQILGIHHVRPGPYWLAYDIGFLVWGLLMVVIGYAWMKQQNRSAA